The following proteins are co-located in the Pseudomonas fluorescens genome:
- a CDS encoding YciI family protein: MAVAVAGPLLGADGTPLGSLMGVGSDDQAHLLRWLATAPFTRNG, translated from the coding sequence TTGGCCGTCGCGGTTGCCGGGCCGTTACTGGGCGCCGACGGCACACCGTTGGGTTCGCTGATGGGGGTGGGCAGTGATGATCAAGCCCACCTGCTGAGGTGGCTCGCGACCGCGCCGTTTACGCGCAACGGCTAG